Within Methyloversatilis discipulorum, the genomic segment CGGTGATGGCGGCACTGGCGCTGTTCTACTGCGTCGGGCTTTGGATCGCCGGCGTCGATTACGCATTGCCGCTGGGCCTGCTGTCCGGCCTGCTCGGCTTCATTCCCTATGTCGGCTTCTCGACCGGCCTGCTGCTGTCGCTGCTGGTGGCCACCCTGCAGTTTCAGGGCTGGCCGCCGGTCATCGGTGTGGCCATCGTCTACAGCCTGGGTCAGTTGCTGGAAAGCTTCCTGCTCACGCCCTGGCTGGTTGGCGAACGCATCGGCCTGCACCCGCTGGCGGTCATTTTCGCGCTGATGGCTTTCGGCCAGCTGTTCGGTTTCGTCGGCGTGCTGATCGCGCTGCCCGCTTCAGCTGCCCTGCTGGTGGGTCTGCGCGAAGTGCGACGCCACTATCTGGCCAGCCATTTCTACCAGGGCGACGCGCCCAAGATCATCGAATGATGCGTCAGCTCCTGCTCGACATCCGCCCGATCGCCGCGCCCAGCCTCAGCAATTTCGTGGCCGGCGGCAATCGCGACCTGCTCGCCCACCTGCGCTCGATGACCGGCGACCAGCCGGGTGCGTCTGTGTATCTCTGGGGCGACAGCGGCAGTGGCCGCACCCACCTGTTGCGTGCGCTGGCGGCCGAATCGAAGGCGCGGGGGCTTTACCTCGAAGTCGACCAGATCAACTTCACGCCGCCTGACACCCTGATCGGCGCGCTCGAAGCCACGCACGCGAAACTCTGGCTGTTCGACGACATCCATCTGCTGGAGCCGGAGGCGCAGGGCGCGCTGTTCCGCGCGATCAATCTTGCGCACGCACGCGGCATCACGGTCGTCGCCGCCGGCAATTGCGCGCCGCGCACGCTGCCGCTGCGCGAAGACCTGCGTACGCGCATCGGCCAGATGCTGCCCTTCTGCATCCAGCCGCTGCACGACGACGAACGCATCGAACTGCTGCAAGCGCACGCAGCCGCACGTGGAATGAAAGTCGAGCAGGAGGTGCTCGACTATCTGCTGCGCCACGGCCGCCGCGACATCCGTTCGCTGCTCGGCATACTCGACCTGCTCGACGAACATTCACTGACCCGTCAGCGCCCGGTGACGCTGCCGCTGCTGCGCGAGGTCATGCAGACCAGACTGATCTGATACGGACACCACCATGGAACTGGTACTTTTCGACCTCGACAACACCCTGCTCGCCGGCGACTCGGACTTCGAGTGGGCGCAATTCCTGATTTCGAAGGGCGTACTCGACCGCGAGCTTTACGAGGCGCGCAATGAGACCTTCTACGCGCAGTACAAGGCAGGCACGCTGGACATCCACGAATTCCTCGACTTCCAGCTGGCACCGCTGTCCCGCCACAAGCGTGAGCAACTGGACGCCTGGCACGCCGAGTTCATGGTTCAGCAGATCCGCCCGCGCCTGACCGACGGCGCGCGCGGCCTGGTAAACGGCCACCTGGAAAGCGGCGCGCTGTGCGCCATCGTCACCGCCACCAACAGCTTCATCACCGGCCCGATTGCACGCGAGCTGGACGTGCCGCATCTGGTTGCCACCATCCCCGCACAGCAGGACGGCGAGTTCACCGGCAAACCGCGCGGCACGCCGGCCTTCCGCGAGGGCAAGATCGAGCGTGTCGAGCGCTGGCTGGAAGAACTCGGGCTGTATTTCGGCAGCTTCCGCCGCACCACCTTCTACAGTGATTCGCTGAACGACCTGCCTCTGCTCAGCCGGGTCAGCCATCCGGTGGCGGTCGATCCGGACCCGACGCTGGACGCGCACGCGCGTGCGCATGGCTGGCAGATCATGCATCTGCACAGCGGCAACATGATGCCGGACGACAACTGAGGAAAGTTTCATCATGGAGCGCAACACGCGGCAACGCACGGCAATCCTGGGCGCGATCGAGCAGGCAGGGCGACCTTTGTCACCGGGCGAGCTACATGATCTTGCGCGAGTCGACGCCCCGTCGCTCGGGCTGGCAACGGTCTATCGCAACATCAAATCGCTGCTCGGCGAAGGCCTGATCCGCGAAGTAAGCCTGCCGAGCGAAGCGCCACGCTACGAACTTGCGGATCTGGGACATCACCACCACTTCAAGTGCCGGCAATGCGAGCGGGTGTTCGACATCGCCGAATGCTGTACCGACTGGCATGCGATGGCGCCGGCGGGCTTTCAGGTCGAAGCGCACGACGTCACGCTGTTCGGTCTGTGCAGCCAATGTGCGGATGGAAAGGACCCCGTGCAGGCGCCGCACGGAGGCCACACCCACCGGCACGCTTGAGGCCGTTTGACAACGGCCGTCGGACCGGCGGCTCGTTGATGAAAATGTTATATCATTTGCGAATGATCCACGATGATGGAGACTGTCTTCCATGCACGCATTCGCACGAACGGCCGCACTCGCCCTTTCCCTTCAGTTCCCGCTGCTGGCGCACGCCATCCACTTCGACGTCAAGGTCGGCCTCGACGGCCCGGTGTCGACGCCCGGCAGCCAGCTGACCACCGGCTTCTTCGGTGATCTGCCCATCACCACGCTACCGGTGGACACCCTTACCGGCTACAACGTGTTTCCGGGCGATTTCGGCGATTTCGAAGGGGGTCCGCGCGCCACTGACGACCCGGGTTTCCAGTCCTTCGCCGGTGCGCTGGCGGCAGGTGACGTACTCGGCTATCGCGCGCTCGGCACCCTGCAGCAGTGGGACGCGGTCAGCGGCACCTGGAGCGATGCCCAGGCAGGCATCGGCATACGTCTGTATGGCGGCGCGCCACCGGCGGTGGCGGAAGCCTATCTGACCTACCTGATGATGCCGCAGTACGCGCCGCCGAACGCACTGGCGAACTACCAGTACTACATGAATGGCACGCTGTTTTCCGGTACCGGCATTTCCGGCCCGGACGCGGCATTCATCGACGGTGCCAGCAGCTCCGGCACCTTCCATACCCACTTCGACTTCTTCATCGAAGGTGCGGCCCCGGCCACCGCCTACATGATCACGCTGCAACTGACCGACGATGCCGTGATCGGCGGACGGGGCCTCTATGAAGATTCCGAGCCGTTCCACATCGTGTTCAATTACGGGCTGCCGCAAGCGCAGTACGACGCCGCCTTCCTGTCGCGCGTGACACCGGCCGTACCCGAACCTTCGGCAGCGGCAATGCTGGCGCTCGGCCTCGGACTGCTCGCTCTGGCCCGCCGCCGCGTCAGAAGCTGATCGTCATGCCGACCTCCACACTGCGCCCTGGCTCCGGCGAGAAAGAGCGCAGAAAGGAGGTCGCATTGCGTATTTCCGCATCGAGCAGGTTGCGCACGCGCAGGAAGACCGTCATTTCGCTGTCGCCGGTCAGCCGCGTCAGATGGTTCAGATTGGCGTCGACGCGCGTGTAGCCATCGCTCGGCGTTTCATTGATGCCCGGCCGGTCCTGGTCGGCGTAGCGGGTCACCCGCAACCGCCCGTCCCACGCGCTCTTGCGGAAGGCGATCTGGACGCCGTAGCGCAGCGGCGGCATGCGCGGCAGATCCTGATTCAGTGCAGCAAGCCGTCCGTCGACCCTGTCCACGAATACCGACCCGTCGAGGTCGCCCGCCGGTGTGGCGCGCCACTTGTAGCTCACCTCCGCCTCAAAGCCCTTCAGCCGCGCGTCGGACTGTGTGTGCTGCACCAGCGGCAGGCATTCTTCCAGTCGCACGCAGTTGCCCTGGAACGGAAACAGGCCGGCTGCCGCCCGCGCCGTGTTGTAGAAACCGGGCAAGGTCTGCTGGTAGATGTAATTGTCCGCCTCGTTCGAAAACAGGTTGAGTCGTGCGCCGACGCGCGCGGTATCCAGTTCGATGCCAAGTTCCAGCCCACGCATCGTTTCGATGGCCAGATCCGGGCGACCGATTTCATAGGTGCGCGTCGCCAGATGCGGGCCCAGCGAATACAGCTCGTGGATTTCCGGTGCCCGCTGCGAAATCGAGCGGGTGATACTCAGTTTCAATTCATCGCTGGCCTGCCAGTGCAGCGCCAGCGAACGACTCTGCGGCGCCATCCGGCGCGCCGGAAAGGGCACACCCAGTCGCGGTTCCGCCTGCATGCGCACCAGATCGGTCCGCCAGCCCGCTTCAAGCGTCCACGCTGACCAGCGGAACTGCTGCACGGCATACAACGCCGACGACCGCAGTTCGGTGCGCGGCACGAACGATTCGACCCCCACTGCGGAAAAGCGCCGCTGCACGTGGTGTACACCTATCGTGCCCGGAAGGTTTTCGTGCGCGCGGTGTGCCAGTTCGAGACGCTGTTCGATGGCATCGTTACGGAAGGTCGTAGCCACCGTGCCATTGTCGATCTCGTCGTGGCGGTATTCGATATGGCTGCCGGTGTAGCGTATGCCTTCGAGCCAGCTCTCGCCCACCCACTCGGCGCGGGTATCCACACGCCGGTTGTCCATGTCGATGCGGACGCGGTTTTCACCGCCATGCGAATGTCCGGGCGCCGGCGGGATGCCATAGTTGTTCGAACCGTTGTTCACCGCGGCGCCGAGCAGTACGTTGCCGATGAACAGACTGCCGCCCAGCGTGCCGGCGGCCGAACGGGCATCGCTGTTGCGCAGGCGGCCACAGCTGTTTTCGGTGTTGATCTGCCCGAACTGCTGCAGCACCGCCGCGTCGTCGACGGCGCAACCGGCGATGTGGCTGTCCCCCCTGTTGCGGCTGGATGCACTGCCGCGCAATACGAATTCCTGCCGCCCGGCATCGAGGCGCACGGCGCCGACGCGTTCCGCGCCATTGAAGTTGTAGCTGGTGTCGAACACACCTTCGACACCGCGCAGGGGAACGCGCAAAGGAATGCGCCCGTCCTCGACATCGACCACGCCGCCGATGGCGCCCCCGCCGTAGCGCACGGTCGCGGGCCCGCGCAATACACGCACCGACTCAGCCAGCGTCGCATCGGCGGTGGACGCGTGGTCCGGGCTGAAGGTCGACGCATCGTGCGTGGCGCCGCCATTGCTGAGCACCTTGACACGCGCGCCGCTCAGTCCGCGGATGACCGGCAGGCCGACCCCGGAACCGAAGCTTGCGTTGTGCACGCCCGCCTCTTCACCCACGGTTTCGCCCAGCGTGGCACCCCGGCGGTCCCGCAGTGCGCCGCCGCGCAACAGCGTGCCCGGTCGGCCGGGTTCCCGCACGTCTTCGTTTTCACGCGTGCCTTCGACTTCCACCGGCGCCAGTTCTATGGCGGCCGCCTCCTGACCCCAGGTGGACGGGCAATGCAGCAGATGCGCGAGCAAGCTCGCCAACGCGACGTGGCGGCCGCATGAAGCGCTGAACGGGGGTTTCACGGCGTATTGGTTGAGAGGCGGGCCCGTGCAGTCGGTCCGCCGGATCGAGGGCGTTGTAAGGATCAGCGGCGACTCGACCTCATCTAATAAGAATCGAATGTCGCTAACATTGATGCGAATAATAACGTATTATCGTTAACAGACGGTATGCCCCTCCGCCTGTTTTCCTCAACCTCTTTCCGGGAGACCTTCCGATGACACATTCCGCTCGCCCCGGCCTGCGCGCCGCCGGTCTGATTTCCGCTCTTTGCCTGTCAGCACTCGCCGCGCCTGTCTTTGCAGCCGAACACGAGGGCGACATCGAAGTCGGCGCCATCGGCGGCCAGCTTGTGGTGGACCCCGAGGCCCATGCGCCCTCCACCCCCCTCGGCTACAAGATTTTCGAAGGCAATTTCCGCGACCTCGCGGGTGGCCTTTACAACACCGATGACCCCGGTTTCGTCGCCGAAGAGGGCGCCCTGGACCAGCACGGCGCCCTGCTCACCTTCGCCGGCCTGGGTGTGCTCCAGTCGTGGAACGGCAGCGCCTGGGTGACATCGACCGCGGCTGTCGCGATCACCATTGAAGATGTGCTTGGCGAAGTCACGACCTTCTCCGGCAGTGGCGTGAGCGCCGGCGCCAGCAGCTTCCTGGCGCAGATTTCCGGCATCGGCGACATCCACGAACATCTGGATTTCGACCTCACCGGCGCTGATCGTGGCGTGGCATCCGCCTATCTGATCACGCTCACACTGGGTTCCCTGACCGACGTCGCGGCATCCAGTGGCCCGTATGCGGCATCGAACCCGTTCCACATCGCCTTCAACGCCGGCCTGAGCGCCGACGCCTTCGAAGGCGCCGTCGCCCAACTGGCCGCGCCGGTACCCGAACCGGAAACCTACGCCATGCTGCTGGCCGGCCTGGGCCTGCTGGGTCTGGCCCGTCGCCGTCAGCACTGATCCCGGCGACAACCGGGGCCGACATCTGATGCCGGCCCCGGAAAGAACAGCCGGCTACAGGCCGGCATGCCTGCCCGCCCTCCTCTTCTTTCCCCCAACGCTGCGTTCCGCCCCGCCTCGTCCGCCGCGTACCGCGGCCTATACGGCAGCACCCCGCATTTGATAATCCATTATCGTTTACGGGCACCGCAGGAGCGGCTACTATTGCGACTCGATTATCATCTGGAGAACTGAAATGACCGCTGTACGTTCCATCGTGCTGCTCGCATTCGCGGCCTGCACCCAGGTCGCTCACGCTGACGAGCCGCTGCGCGCCGACGAGGGCATCGGTTTCTACATCGGCATCGACAACCTGGCCACCGTGGCGAGCGGCACCTTCGCCGGACAAGCCAATCCCAACTACGGCCGGCTCACCTTCCTGTTC encodes:
- the hda gene encoding DnaA regulatory inactivator Hda, with product MMRQLLLDIRPIAAPSLSNFVAGGNRDLLAHLRSMTGDQPGASVYLWGDSGSGRTHLLRALAAESKARGLYLEVDQINFTPPDTLIGALEATHAKLWLFDDIHLLEPEAQGALFRAINLAHARGITVVAAGNCAPRTLPLREDLRTRIGQMLPFCIQPLHDDERIELLQAHAAARGMKVEQEVLDYLLRHGRRDIRSLLGILDLLDEHSLTRQRPVTLPLLREVMQTRLI
- a CDS encoding histidinol-phosphatase, with translation MELVLFDLDNTLLAGDSDFEWAQFLISKGVLDRELYEARNETFYAQYKAGTLDIHEFLDFQLAPLSRHKREQLDAWHAEFMVQQIRPRLTDGARGLVNGHLESGALCAIVTATNSFITGPIARELDVPHLVATIPAQQDGEFTGKPRGTPAFREGKIERVERWLEELGLYFGSFRRTTFYSDSLNDLPLLSRVSHPVAVDPDPTLDAHARAHGWQIMHLHSGNMMPDDN
- a CDS encoding Fur family transcriptional regulator: MERNTRQRTAILGAIEQAGRPLSPGELHDLARVDAPSLGLATVYRNIKSLLGEGLIREVSLPSEAPRYELADLGHHHHFKCRQCERVFDIAECCTDWHAMAPAGFQVEAHDVTLFGLCSQCADGKDPVQAPHGGHTHRHA
- a CDS encoding PEP-CTERM sorting domain-containing protein; protein product: MHAFARTAALALSLQFPLLAHAIHFDVKVGLDGPVSTPGSQLTTGFFGDLPITTLPVDTLTGYNVFPGDFGDFEGGPRATDDPGFQSFAGALAAGDVLGYRALGTLQQWDAVSGTWSDAQAGIGIRLYGGAPPAVAEAYLTYLMMPQYAPPNALANYQYYMNGTLFSGTGISGPDAAFIDGASSSGTFHTHFDFFIEGAAPATAYMITLQLTDDAVIGGRGLYEDSEPFHIVFNYGLPQAQYDAAFLSRVTPAVPEPSAAAMLALGLGLLALARRRVRS
- a CDS encoding TonB-dependent receptor gives rise to the protein MLAHLLHCPSTWGQEAAAIELAPVEVEGTRENEDVREPGRPGTLLRGGALRDRRGATLGETVGEEAGVHNASFGSGVGLPVIRGLSGARVKVLSNGGATHDASTFSPDHASTADATLAESVRVLRGPATVRYGGGAIGGVVDVEDGRIPLRVPLRGVEGVFDTSYNFNGAERVGAVRLDAGRQEFVLRGSASSRNRGDSHIAGCAVDDAAVLQQFGQINTENSCGRLRNSDARSAAGTLGGSLFIGNVLLGAAVNNGSNNYGIPPAPGHSHGGENRVRIDMDNRRVDTRAEWVGESWLEGIRYTGSHIEYRHDEIDNGTVATTFRNDAIEQRLELAHRAHENLPGTIGVHHVQRRFSAVGVESFVPRTELRSSALYAVQQFRWSAWTLEAGWRTDLVRMQAEPRLGVPFPARRMAPQSRSLALHWQASDELKLSITRSISQRAPEIHELYSLGPHLATRTYEIGRPDLAIETMRGLELGIELDTARVGARLNLFSNEADNYIYQQTLPGFYNTARAAAGLFPFQGNCVRLEECLPLVQHTQSDARLKGFEAEVSYKWRATPAGDLDGSVFVDRVDGRLAALNQDLPRMPPLRYGVQIAFRKSAWDGRLRVTRYADQDRPGINETPSDGYTRVDANLNHLTRLTGDSEMTVFLRVRNLLDAEIRNATSFLRSFSPEPGRSVEVGMTISF
- a CDS encoding PEP-CTERM sorting domain-containing protein; this translates as MTHSARPGLRAAGLISALCLSALAAPVFAAEHEGDIEVGAIGGQLVVDPEAHAPSTPLGYKIFEGNFRDLAGGLYNTDDPGFVAEEGALDQHGALLTFAGLGVLQSWNGSAWVTSTAAVAITIEDVLGEVTTFSGSGVSAGASSFLAQISGIGDIHEHLDFDLTGADRGVASAYLITLTLGSLTDVAASSGPYAASNPFHIAFNAGLSADAFEGAVAQLAAPVPEPETYAMLLAGLGLLGLARRRQH